Proteins from a genomic interval of Candidatus Reconcilbacillus cellulovorans:
- a CDS encoding RNA-splicing ligase RtcB, whose amino-acid sequence MPYRVIDGVRVWGEPDMDTVRQAVVCSRTGRAVQTLLMADHHKGYSQPIGGVVVYDGQISPSGVGYDIACGNKAVRTTLQADDIRPSLPRIMDDIAANVSFGIGRKNRKRIDHPLFDDPDWAVYREIGRNVHDELKRLAREQLGTVGGGNHFVDLFEEVGSGRLWIGVHFGSRGFGHKTASGFLNLAAGRPFLGKAPGENMDQPPVVFDMRSELGQMYYRAMRLAGRYAYAGRDAVVEQVLAILGAKADFEVHNHHNYAWEEEHGGKRYIVVRKGATPSAPGQLGFIGGSMGDISVIVRGKDTPENRDAFYSTVHGAGRIMSRTQAAGKWNRKTRTRTGGAISVEQMLAAVRAFGVELRGGDTDESPFVYRRLQEVLDAHAETIEVLHVLKPIGVCMAGPRDVDPYKD is encoded by the coding sequence GTGCCTTACCGGGTCATCGACGGGGTGCGCGTCTGGGGCGAACCGGACATGGACACCGTTCGGCAGGCGGTCGTCTGCAGCCGGACGGGCCGGGCGGTGCAGACGTTGCTCATGGCCGACCATCACAAGGGCTACAGCCAGCCGATCGGCGGCGTCGTCGTTTACGACGGCCAAATTTCGCCGTCCGGCGTCGGCTACGACATCGCCTGCGGTAACAAGGCGGTGCGGACGACGCTGCAAGCCGATGACATTCGTCCTTCGCTGCCGCGCATCATGGACGACATTGCGGCCAACGTATCGTTCGGCATCGGCCGGAAAAACCGGAAACGCATCGACCATCCGCTGTTCGATGATCCCGACTGGGCGGTATACCGCGAAATCGGCAGGAACGTGCACGATGAGCTCAAGCGGTTGGCGCGCGAGCAGCTCGGCACGGTCGGCGGCGGCAATCATTTCGTCGACCTGTTCGAGGAAGTCGGAAGCGGCCGGCTTTGGATCGGCGTTCATTTCGGCAGCCGCGGCTTCGGGCACAAGACGGCGAGCGGGTTTTTGAACCTTGCGGCCGGACGTCCGTTTCTCGGCAAGGCGCCGGGCGAAAACATGGACCAGCCGCCGGTCGTGTTCGACATGCGGTCGGAGCTCGGCCAAATGTACTATCGCGCGATGCGGCTGGCCGGCCGTTACGCATACGCCGGCCGCGACGCCGTCGTCGAGCAGGTGTTGGCGATTTTGGGGGCGAAAGCGGATTTCGAAGTGCACAATCACCATAACTATGCCTGGGAAGAAGAGCACGGCGGCAAACGCTACATCGTCGTCCGTAAGGGGGCGACGCCGTCGGCGCCCGGACAGCTCGGGTTCATCGGCGGCAGCATGGGCGATATCTCGGTGATCGTCCGCGGCAAGGATACGCCGGAAAACCGCGATGCGTTCTACAGCACCGTTCACGGCGCCGGGCGCATCATGAGCCGCACGCAGGCGGCCGGCAAATGGAACCGGAAAACCCGCACGCGCACGGGCGGAGCGATCTCCGTCGAGCAGATGCTGGCGGCCGTCCGCGCGTTTGGCGTCGAGCTGCGCGGCGGCGACACGGACGAAAGCCCGTTCGTCTACCGGCGTCTGCAGGAAGTGCTGGACGCGCACGCCGAAACGATCGAGGTGCTGCACGTGCTCAAGCCGATCGGCGTCTGCATGGCGGGACCCCGCGACGTCGATCCGTATAAGGATTGA